The following DNA comes from Streptomyces sp. Ag109_O5-10.
GGAGCCGACGTCATGTGAACCCGCCGCCGAGGCCGATCAGTAGCATGACCAGACAGCAGCCGGCGAGCAGGCCTTGCACCGTCGCCGTAACACGCATGCTCACGCTCCACGCCACCGCTGTGAAAATCCCAGCGCACACGGTGAGGGCTGCCAAGCCCGCGGGCACGATCCACGCGTCCACCACTCCCCCCAGCGCGAAGGGCAGCGCCCCAAGGACCACCCCGAGCAGCGCGACTGCTTCGAACACGACCAGGCCCACAGCCGCTAACACATCTCCAGCCCACTTCGCGTACTGCCTGCCTCTATCGTTCACCGCGGCAGCGTCCCCCGGAATCAGGAAGTCCGTCGGCTCATCCCCCCTACCGAGACCGGACCGGGACCCGGCCGACGCGGAGGCGACTGGACGGCGCGCGGAACGCAACGAGGGTAGGCGAGGGCATCTGCGTGGCAAGGCGGTGACCGGTGGGGAGCTCGAACAGGCCGTCGGCCAGGGCGCGGAACTCGGTTCCGGGACCGGTGGAGCAATCAGCGCAGGTGAGTGTGTGCATGGGGGTGCCCCTTTCAGGGTGAGGTGTCCTGGTGAGGCACGCGAGGCCGCGCAGTAGCTCAGGGCTCTGGGACGCCGGAGGCGGCCCGACCGGGGGCCGCGCCGGAGGAGTGGGGTCCGGCGCCCGGAGGGTGGTCCCGGGGCGGCGTGTAGCACCGTGGGGCCGCGCCAGGACCCCCATCCTGAAAGGTGGTTGGGGGGCAGATCTTGTTGTAGGCGATGACGACCGCAATGCGCAGGGCGGCCGCGGGCTCCTGCTGCTGGCGGACGGCTTGGTCAGCGGGGGCCGGCTGGTCGGTCATCGGGGCCTCTGGGCGGGACGGACGTGTGTCTTGAACGTAGCGGCGCGGGGCTACCTGGCTACCGGGTAGGTAGTCCTGTCTCGGAGCTACGAGAGAAGCACCTGGCGCGGTGGCGGCTCTTGCAACCATCTGGGCGTCGCTGGCGTGCTCGCAGAGCGGGTAGGCTCAAGGTTTTTTCTTTCAAGGCGGCATCTTGCGGGCCGAGGTTGCGACAGGCTTGATCCATGACGGTCACAGGCAGGCTTGATGAGTGGGCGCGTGTTCTCGACAGGGGTATCCGGTCGGTTGAACATTGGGCGGTCAGCCCTCCGTCGGCGTATTTGCGCGAGAGCCTGTATAAAGATCTTGCCCAATTGGCCGGGCTTCCCGGTGTCGCTCTCCCTGTTCGTATGGGGGTTGTTTTCGCTTCCCTGCGCATTAGTCATTACGACGCCAAGAGGAGAGGGGGGCAAATTTTCGCGGCATTGACGGCTGGTGTTACCGGATTTATTATGTTTCTCGCAGGGGCACATCAAGGATATAAAGCATACGAGGAGAGGCGCTCTTTCTATGATGGGCACTATCTCGACGACGGCAGGTGGGTGGGCGAACATTTCGACCCGTCCTCAAGTTTTATAGCTAGCTTCACCCTGGTCGCCCTGTTGAATATCGTCATTTATATAGTATGTCGCAGGTCGCGCTACACATTAACGCCCTGGCGAGTTCTGTCCTGGAGAATTTCGCTACCTGCAATGTTTTTCGCGACGTCTCCCCTGGTTAAATACACTGACGGCTCTCAATCTGTACTTGTGTACGCCTATCTGGGAGGATGGGTCGCGGCCAGCACGTTTTTCTGGTATTTCATCTTCAGCCTTGACGGGCGCGGAGGGGATGCAGCCAATCCGGGTGACAGGTTGCTGCTGGCCACGGCTGGTGTGGCTGCCTTTATCCACACACATAGTCGACGGCGTATGAGAAACGATGTCCGGTACAAGGCATGTCGGCAGCTTGACGGGCTGGCTCTTCTCGCTGAAAAAGACCTCATGTGGTCAGGCCGTGGACCTCGCCGGGTAAGAGTCGAGTTACGGCAGGACGCACTGCGTACCGCTGCGGTATATCGGTCACACCGTTTGTCCGTTGTCCGGGCTGACACGCGCGCGGAAGCGGACTTGATCGTTGCCTCACTGATGAATGCGTGCGCCGCGCTAGCCGCGAAAGACTTTTCAGGCTTGCTCGTTAATGCGCCAGAAAGCGTTGCGGAGCGCAAGCTATTCCAGCGCATCTTGACTCGTCTGTGGCCTTCAACTCTTTTCATACTTGCCGGAGTTGCACTGCCGTTCATACCTTCAATTGCCGAACAGCCAGTTCTTGCTGATAGCCTCAGGCTTACTTTAATTGTCACGGGTGTGTTGACTTTCGTGGCAGGGCAGGACACCGCCAGTCGAATTGTCTCGCCACTCGACAGAGTGTTGCCCTGGAAATAAACGCGGAGACACCTGAGCAACGTGCTTGCGAGTTGGTTCGGCTGCTCATCGACGCACATCCACCCGTCGCTGGGGCGGCGAGGCCGCCCTCGGAGCTCTGCGAGGACAGGGATCCTCGTGCGTCTGGTGGAGTCTCGTGCTCGCCTGGCTACTGGCGGGCGAGTCCGGCCGGGTCGATGTCCAAGGCGAACGGGGTGTGGATCTGTGTGGTGGTACCGGCGAGTGCGGTGATCGTTTCGACGTACCGGCCGCCGTGGAGTTCGCTGACGATCAGGCGTGGGGCCGGTTCGAACTCCAGGCGCCAGAAGTGCGGGATCGCGGCTTCGGCGTAGAGGAGGGGCTTGAACTTGCGGTCCATGGTCTTGTTGCCTGGGGAGACGAGTTCGACGACGAGCTGGACGGCGTCGGCGTCCACGCTGACGGTGTCTTCGGCGGTGGCGCCCGCGTCGGTGACCACCAGGTCGGGTACGACCAGACCGGACGGCAGCACGACGTTGACGGCTTCCAGGACCTCTACCGGGGCGCCGGCCGCGCGGGCGGCGGCGTCGAGGATTACGTGCAGCCGGAAGGATGCCCGCTGGTGACGGACTCCAGGCGCGGGCGACATCACCAGGGACTCTCCGAGCAGCTCGTATCGGGTCGTACGGTCCTCGGGCAGCGCCAGGACGTCAGGGACGGTCCAGGGCCCGGTGTGGTCGGTAGCAACGCTCATCGACTCCACCTCCTCCAGGTCGAGCGGCTTCCCTCAGTGTGCCGCCGGCACTGTGCTGCTGTCTGCGCCCGGATGGGAACAGCTACTGCGCAGCGGCCTGGCGGGCAGGCCGTCCCGCCAGGCCGCGGTGAGTACGGCGTCATCGGCGTCGTCCCAGTACCGGGAAACGGTCGGATCGTCCTCACGCCATTTACGGAGTCTTTTCCGTACCGCGTACAGCAGGCTGGATCCGGGCTCAGTACACCCCGCGGCATGGTCTCCGGCGCTCTGCTGGGCAGCCAGAGCGCCGGGGGGGACCTACTTGTCCGCTCCACAGTCTTTGAGCGGCTCCGGTGCAGGTATTTCAGAGTAGGGCGCCCCGGAGGGCTGGTTCATCATTCCCAATGGGCGAATTACTTTCCCAAACAGCGCCTTTGAGATTGAGGAGAGGTTCCTTTCGCTGACCGCCCACGAGCCTTTCAACGGTTGTAGAGGACCGGTCGAGGGCCGAGCCCATTGCTTGCCATAGATGTCGATGAAGGACACACCGGGAATCGTGTAGATAACGTCCGGGGTGGTCCCTGGGCCGAGTTGGTGCTCCGCAGCAGTCGGCGGGATGGTCACCCGGGAGCACGGGGGAATCGATCCCACGTACACCAGCGCCATGGATTCCTTGTAATCCATCGGCACGGAAGTTTGCCCTTCGAGTTTCGTGGAGAAGCCGACCACGACGTGATGGACCGGATCCAGTGAGCGATTCGTTATGAAACCGGTGGTCTGCGCCTTCTCCCCCATCTGAGTCCAGGTAGAAACCAGCACAGCCTGTTGACGGATTTCGCGGTCGGCATCCTCACGTGATTGAGCGAGCTGATCCTGAGCTGTCCGCACGCTGTAGTAGCTGGTCCAGCCAGAGAAGATCAGACCTCCGGCTGCTGCAAGCGCCGCAACCACTGTGCTGATCTGCATCCAGTCAATGCGCCGCTGCTGTGTTGCGGGGCCGGAGGGCTCCGGCTGTGTTGCGGGGTCGGAGGGCTGCCCTTGCGCAGCCGCGTCGCCACCGTCCGGCTGTGTTGCGGGGTCGGAGGGCTGCCCTTGCGCAGCCGCGTCGCCGCTAGCTGATCGGGCCTGTTGATCTTCACTCACTCCGGCAGGCTATCCACGCCCCCTGCCCCCTCGTGTAGCGAAATCGGAAATCCCCAAACGAGGAAACCGCTTACTCAGGTTGAATCCGCGACGTGCGGCTTGTTGATCAGGCCGTTGAGGTCCAGGCCGGTGGTCGACAGGCAGCCCCAGGGCTTGATCAAGTTCCTGGAGCGTCCGAGTCGGCTGTGATGTTCAGGTTTCGGAGTCCGTGTTCGGGTTTGTGGTAGATGGCTCGGGTGATCTTGGCGATGTTGTCGGCTCCGAGGATCTTCAGCGCGCCGATGGCGAGATTGCGGAAGGCGGCCATGGCGCGGGGGGCGGTGCCGGTGTGGACGGTGGAGGCGTCCTCGGCAGCGGCATTTTTCATTTCCGGTCGCAGGGCGACGTTTTCGAGCGCGGATTTTGCGGTTCAACGGTCAGGCGGCGAATCCGATGTTGGTGACGTACTCGTACTGGCCCCACTGGGAGCCGAGGTCGACGACCTGGTCCACCCAGGCCTCGTCGAGCGCGGAGTCGTCGTCGGCGGCCCATGCCGCGACGATCCGGTCCCAGCGGCGGACGTTCATGGTCCGGAGGGCGACCACGCGCTGGTGGGGTGGGGAGACGCGGGACTGGTCGAGGGGGTGGATCTCCACGCGGGTGCCGCGGCCGTCGCGGTTGAGGCGGGCGAGGAGGTAGCGGGCGACGTTCTCACGCCTGACCGTGCGGTAGGCCTGCTCGATCGCGGCGAGGCTGGCGCGGGAGGGCCGGCGGGTGCCGGCGAGCCAGGCCCGGATGGTGCGGGGTGTGACGGTGAGGCCGGCCGCGCGGGCGGCGGTGCGGGCGTGGTCGCTGCGGGTGAGGTAGTGCAGGCGGGCGAGCAGGCCTCGCCGGGCGGTAACCGGGGTGGCGATGTACCCGGCGAGGGCGTCCAGCTGCCGGGCCACAGCCTCATGGCCCTTGATGCCGCGGGCGCCGTACTTGCCGAAGTCGATGTTGCGTTCGGGCATGTCAGGCCTCTTCCGGGGTCGTAGGGGTGGCGTCGCCGACGGTGTAGACGTCCTTGACCTTGACCTCGGTCACGCCGCGCCCTTCGGGGAAGACAGCTTGCCAGTCGCCGGTGACGTGGAGTTCGTCGGTGCCCATGGCGCGGACGACCATGAGGCCTTCGTCCCAGGCGCGGTGGGCTTTCCACCAGAGGTTGGCGAAGGCCTGGGAGCGGATGAGGTGCATCCAGTCGGTGCGGTAGAGCTCGCGGTTGTAGTTCGACTCGCCCATGGTGGAGACGAACTTGGAGTACATGGCCTTGACGTACTCCAGTGTCACGTCGTCGCCGTCGGCGATCGCGGTGTCGCGGGCGTCCTTGAGGGTGATGCGGAACTTCTCCAGGAGGCCCTCGGTGGCCCCGGACGTCCACGACTCGTGGATGACGGGCGGGTCGCACAGGGCGTACTTCGGGCCGGAGATCCGCAGGAGCAGGCGCAGGGTCGGCTCGGTCACCCACAGCGGGCCCGGTTCGTCGCGGCTGCCGATGGGGTTGGGCAGTACCGCGTCGTGGTCCCAGTCGGGTGGGGTGATCAGGTGGATACCGGCCCGGCGGCGGTCGTGCCGGCCGCCGGTGGAGTGCTCCAGCTGCCCCAGCGGCAGGTGCGTCTTCAGCGCCGACAGGTAGGCGCCGTTGATGTCCAGGGCGGTCACCTCGTGGGCGCCGGTGGGGAGTTCGGGGCGGGTCCACTTCGGGCGGGCTTCCCAGATCTGGTCGGCGCCGCGCGCGGTCTGCTTGCGCAGGACGTCGGGCAGCCACGGGTGCGCGACGATGTCGTAGCGGCCGCCGAGGCGGGCCTGGTCGAGCAGGGCCATCGCGTCCGGGATCGCCCGCTTGACCAGGGCCTCGGTGGCGGCCGTGACGTCGCCGCCGTGCTCGGCGAGGGCGGCCGCGACCGCCGAGGAGATCCGGCCCGTGAGCGGGTCCGGAGCGTCGGCGGGCTGCACCCGGCGGCCGGCCGCCACAACCTTCACCCAGCGCGAACCCTGCCCCGGCCGGCCAGTACGGCTCTGCACGGGGGCCGGAGCAGGCGGAGGCGAGGGTGCGGGGGCCGCTTCGGGTGCCGGGGCCGGCTGCATGGCCATGGTGGTGCATTCGGCTGGGTCCAGGTGCTGGGGGAACCCGGCGACCTGGTGGCGGGCCGGCTGCCCGCACAGCACACACGGCCGTGGTACGGCAAGCAGGTCCTCGCCGCTGTCGTCGTGTTCCTGGCCGTCGTCGGCGGTGGCCGGTGCCGTCTCGGCAGGGCCGGCGCTACCGGCGGCCGCGGGGCCGGTGGCCGCGGGGCCGGTGGCCGTTGGGCTGTCGAGCTTGGCCTGTGCCTGTTGCAGGAAGTACGCGTAGCGCTCGCGGGGCTTGCCGCCGGGCTCACGGCCGGCTTCCCAGCCGCTGAGCGTCGACGCGCTCACGCCGACTGCGCGGGCCACCTGGGCCTTCGACAGGCCCACGCCTTCGCGCACCTGGCGGCGGACGTCCGGGCTCGGCAGCGGGACCTGCTGCCCGGCGCCGGCCAGGAGTGCGTCGATGGCCGTGAAGCCGGCGGTGTCGTTCGTGTCCCGGTCCATCGGGACTTCCTTCCTTGGTCGTCTGTGTGGTGCTGTGCGGGCCGCTGTGCATCCTGTCCGGCAGCAGACGGAGGGGGAAAGCCCGGTGGCTCTTCCGGGAGCATCGCCACAATAACTTACCGTGAGGCATTATGGTGTCTGCCAGACGTCTTCTCCAGCTCGCCGAAGGGCGCCTACCGATGACCACGGACCCTCCCCCCGCTCTCTCCGCGCCCGCGGCGCAGGAGCTGTGGACCGTCTCCACGGTGGCCGAATACCTGGGGTTCACAGGGGCATCGGCGACCGGTTCCGCCCGCAGGCAGCTGTCGCGGTGGGGCATCGCCGCGGTGGGACGGGAGCCTGGGCGCAGCGGTCAGTCGCTGTATCGGGCGGCGCAGGTCCGTGCGGCGCACCTGGCGCGCCCCGGGCGCGGTCGGCACGGGGCCCGCAGGAACGAGGGCGGGCGCTTCACGACGTCCTCGGACACGTAGGGGCTGTCCGGCCGGTCACGTCGCAGGAAAGCCGCGGTGACTGATCAGCCGAGGTGAGCGGGGTCTGGTGCGTCCGGCTGCAGGGCGGAGGCGGGAGTCGACGCGGTGGGGGCATCTCCCGGCCGGCGGCTGGGGGACGTCGGCGAGTGACGACAGCGCCGGAGGTGGGCGTGCCAGACCCCGTGTCTGCAGCACGGTCCGCCGGACAGCCCCCGGGGCCGGGGCCGGCTCACTCGGCGGCGAGCAGGTGGGCGGGGGCGATCCGGGACAGTCCCCGGATCGGCACCGTCAGCGCCGCACCCACCAGCGCGGTCGCCGCGAGCGTGGCCAGCAGCGCGGCGCCGGCGACCGTGAACAGGTGTCCGTGCAGCACGCCCCGGCCGAGGGCCAGCACCCCGGCCAGGCCGGCGGCCGCGCCGGACAGGCCGCCCAGCAGAGCCAGCCCGATCCCCTCGTAGAGGGTCAGCCTCGCCAGCTCGCGGTTGGTCCAGCCGGTCGCCCGCAGCACCGCGAGGTCGGCGGCGCGCTCGCGCTGCGAGATGACCAGGACGTCGACGGCGCCTGCGGCGCCCAGCAGCAGGGACAGGGCGACGCTCAGGTAGTCGGCCTCGCGTGCCTGCGCCACCACGGCGCTGCCGAGCAGCGACCCGGCCACCTCGCCCCGGAAGGCCAGCGTCAGCGCCAGCAGCACCGTGAAGGCGGCCACGCCCAGTGCCAGCCCCGCCGCGCCCAGCAGCGTGCGGCCCCGCACCCGCAGCAGGTTGAGCACGGCCAGCCCGGCCACCGAACGCACCGGGCGGGCGCGGCGGGCCGCCGTCACCGGGGGCCGGACGGCTTCCATCGGCCCCAGCCGGGTGGCCAGCCAGGCGGGGACCAGGCCCGCCGCCGTGGCGAGGAGGAGCGCCACCGGGAGCACGAGGAGTGACTTGACGCCGGCTTCGGGCTGTCCCAGCACCCGGCCCAGCACGTAGGCGAGCACCGCGCCCGCGGCTCCGGCGGCGAGGCCGATCACCGCCAGTTCGCCGAGGACCAGGCGCAGCACCTCGCCGCCGCTCCAGCCCAGGCAGCGCAGCGTGCCGATCTCGGTGCGGCGGGAGCGCACCGAGGCCAGCGCCGCCTGGCCCAGGAAGAGCGCGCACACCACGAGGACC
Coding sequences within:
- a CDS encoding transcriptional regulator; the encoded protein is MPERNIDFGKYGARGIKGHEAVARQLDALAGYIATPVTARRGLLARLHYLTRSDHARTAARAAGLTVTPRTIRAWLAGTRRPSRASLAAIEQAYRTVRRENVARYLLARLNRDGRGTRVEIHPLDQSRVSPPHQRVVALRTMNVRRWDRIVAAWAADDDSALDEAWVDQVVDLGSQWGQYEYVTNIGFAA
- a CDS encoding Uma2 family endonuclease — encoded protein: MSVATDHTGPWTVPDVLALPEDRTTRYELLGESLVMSPAPGVRHQRASFRLHVILDAAARAAGAPVEVLEAVNVVLPSGLVVPDLVVTDAGATAEDTVSVDADAVQLVVELVSPGNKTMDRKFKPLLYAEAAIPHFWRLEFEPAPRLIVSELHGGRYVETITALAGTTTQIHTPFALDIDPAGLARQ
- a CDS encoding DNA-binding transcriptional regulator, with amino-acid sequence MDRDTNDTAGFTAIDALLAGAGQQVPLPSPDVRRQVREGVGLSKAQVARAVGVSASTLSGWEAGREPGGKPRERYAYFLQQAQAKLDSPTATGPAATGPAAAGSAGPAETAPATADDGQEHDDSGEDLLAVPRPCVLCGQPARHQVAGFPQHLDPAECTTMAMQPAPAPEAAPAPSPPPAPAPVQSRTGRPGQGSRWVKVVAAGRRVQPADAPDPLTGRISSAVAAALAEHGGDVTAATEALVKRAIPDAMALLDQARLGGRYDIVAHPWLPDVLRKQTARGADQIWEARPKWTRPELPTGAHEVTALDINGAYLSALKTHLPLGQLEHSTGGRHDRRRAGIHLITPPDWDHDAVLPNPIGSRDEPGPLWVTEPTLRLLLRISGPKYALCDPPVIHESWTSGATEGLLEKFRITLKDARDTAIADGDDVTLEYVKAMYSKFVSTMGESNYNRELYRTDWMHLIRSQAFANLWWKAHRAWDEGLMVVRAMGTDELHVTGDWQAVFPEGRGVTEVKVKDVYTVGDATPTTPEEA